From Astyanax mexicanus isolate ESR-SI-001 chromosome 16, AstMex3_surface, whole genome shotgun sequence, one genomic window encodes:
- the tm6sf2b gene encoding transmembrane 6 superfamily member 2b isoform X2: MVQEICVFFFSFTALGVLHVMNTVPAFQEPTAIMQTGFGVLLIVFILIYLASRYNPPKDPLFYVFAVFSFTCVIDIVSALEHDGYISGFMDFYRKVGEPYLGSAYAIMMCYWDGIVHFIMYLVLIRRMSGRKPYRNLGLFWAGSLLANMVVFLLGIIVGKYGSEIYPAFWINMPFLLLPIWGAVRLFQKPRELLVVAASKAEREQKKVLIWRPLDLILVIYLLGIMVLTLLRGLAVLDCPVEVFTSYVNEYEPYLKDPAGFPKVMMLVLLFHALPLLGAFVYGLITPGCTWMLDWTMYVAGAIVQTQWCHVGASLHPRTAEALHTPESTLLPVLLLNLLYALGPLLLALRCTGDPAYFLSTAPVGQHNNEKKWS, encoded by the exons ATGGTGCAGGAAATATGcgtcttcttcttttctttcactGCTCTTGGGGTGCTTCATGTCATGAACACGGTTCCAGCATTTCAAGA gcCTACAGCCATTATGCAGACTGGATTTGGAGTTCTACTGATCGTGTTCATCCTGATCTACCTCGCCTCTCGCTACAATCCACCAAAGGATCCCTTGTTCTACG TATTCGCAGTGTTTTCCTTCACCTGTGTCATCGACATCGTAAGTGCTTTGGAACATGACGGCTATATCTCAGGATTCATGGACTTCTACCGGAAAGTG GGGGAGCCGTACCTCGGATCAGCATATGCCATCATGATGTGCTACTGGGATGGAATAGTACACTTCATCATGTACCTGGTGCTGATACGCCGCATGTCTGGCAG gaaGCCGTACCGCAATTTGGGCCTATTCTGGGCAGGATCACTATTAGCCAACATGGTTGTGTTTTTGTTGGGGATAATTGTGG GTAAATATGGCTCAGAGATCTATCCTGCCTTCTGGATCAACATGCCCTTCTTACTGCTGCCTATTTGGGGAGCTGTTCGCCTGTTCCAGAAGCCCAGAGAGCTGCTTGTTGTTGCTGCATCTAAG GCGGAACGTGAACAGAAGAAAGTCCTGATCTGGCGTCCTCTGGACCTCATACTTGTGATCTACCTTCTGGGCATCATGGTCCTCACATTGCTCAGAGGATTG GCAGTTCTGGATTGCCCAGTGGAAGTCTTCACATCATACGTGAATGAGTATGAGCCATATTTAAAGGATCCTGCAGGCTTCCCCAAGGTTATG atgctggtgctgctgttccaTGCTCTGCCCCTGCTGGGAGCGTTTGTGTACGGACTGATAACCCCTGGCTGCACCTGGATGCTGGACTGGACCATGTATGTTGCTGGCGCCATAGTACAG ACTCAGTGGTGTCACGTCGGAGCCTCTCTGCACCCGCGCACAGCCGAGGCGCTCCACACTCCAGAGTCGACCCTGCTGCCCGTGCTCCTCCTTAACCTGCTGTACGCTCTGGGCCCGCTGCTGCTGGCCCTGCGATGCACAGGGGACCCGGCCTACTTCCTGTCCACTGCACCTGTGGGTCAGCACAACAATGAGAAGAAGTGGAGTTAA
- the tm6sf2b gene encoding transmembrane 6 superfamily member 2b isoform X1 translates to MRLWPKAALDWLSYEVHSSIILLILQRAHGRFKSATKSCQQTPGPNRGADCCSGKMVQEICVFFFSFTALGVLHVMNTVPAFQEPTAIMQTGFGVLLIVFILIYLASRYNPPKDPLFYVFAVFSFTCVIDIVSALEHDGYISGFMDFYRKVGEPYLGSAYAIMMCYWDGIVHFIMYLVLIRRMSGRKPYRNLGLFWAGSLLANMVVFLLGIIVGKYGSEIYPAFWINMPFLLLPIWGAVRLFQKPRELLVVAASKAEREQKKVLIWRPLDLILVIYLLGIMVLTLLRGLAVLDCPVEVFTSYVNEYEPYLKDPAGFPKVMMLVLLFHALPLLGAFVYGLITPGCTWMLDWTMYVAGAIVQTQWCHVGASLHPRTAEALHTPESTLLPVLLLNLLYALGPLLLALRCTGDPAYFLSTAPVGQHNNEKKWS, encoded by the exons ATGCGACTCTGGCCAAAAGCTGCTTTAGACTGGCTGAGTTACGAGGTGCATTCCAGTATAATTCTACTGATCCTTCAGAGAGCACACGGTAGGTTTAAGAG TGCTACGAAGAGTTGCCAGCAGACACCTGGACCTAATAGAGGAGCTGACTGTTGCTCAGGCAAGATGGTGCAGGAAATATGcgtcttcttcttttctttcactGCTCTTGGGGTGCTTCATGTCATGAACACGGTTCCAGCATTTCAAGA gcCTACAGCCATTATGCAGACTGGATTTGGAGTTCTACTGATCGTGTTCATCCTGATCTACCTCGCCTCTCGCTACAATCCACCAAAGGATCCCTTGTTCTACG TATTCGCAGTGTTTTCCTTCACCTGTGTCATCGACATCGTAAGTGCTTTGGAACATGACGGCTATATCTCAGGATTCATGGACTTCTACCGGAAAGTG GGGGAGCCGTACCTCGGATCAGCATATGCCATCATGATGTGCTACTGGGATGGAATAGTACACTTCATCATGTACCTGGTGCTGATACGCCGCATGTCTGGCAG gaaGCCGTACCGCAATTTGGGCCTATTCTGGGCAGGATCACTATTAGCCAACATGGTTGTGTTTTTGTTGGGGATAATTGTGG GTAAATATGGCTCAGAGATCTATCCTGCCTTCTGGATCAACATGCCCTTCTTACTGCTGCCTATTTGGGGAGCTGTTCGCCTGTTCCAGAAGCCCAGAGAGCTGCTTGTTGTTGCTGCATCTAAG GCGGAACGTGAACAGAAGAAAGTCCTGATCTGGCGTCCTCTGGACCTCATACTTGTGATCTACCTTCTGGGCATCATGGTCCTCACATTGCTCAGAGGATTG GCAGTTCTGGATTGCCCAGTGGAAGTCTTCACATCATACGTGAATGAGTATGAGCCATATTTAAAGGATCCTGCAGGCTTCCCCAAGGTTATG atgctggtgctgctgttccaTGCTCTGCCCCTGCTGGGAGCGTTTGTGTACGGACTGATAACCCCTGGCTGCACCTGGATGCTGGACTGGACCATGTATGTTGCTGGCGCCATAGTACAG ACTCAGTGGTGTCACGTCGGAGCCTCTCTGCACCCGCGCACAGCCGAGGCGCTCCACACTCCAGAGTCGACCCTGCTGCCCGTGCTCCTCCTTAACCTGCTGTACGCTCTGGGCCCGCTGCTGCTGGCCCTGCGATGCACAGGGGACCCGGCCTACTTCCTGTCCACTGCACCTGTGGGTCAGCACAACAATGAGAAGAAGTGGAGTTAA